The following DNA comes from Methylophilus sp. 5.
CTACTGGTTGAAAGCCGCGAAGATTGGCAGATGATAGATCACGTGCTGGTGGTGGATTGCGATGAGCAGATGCAACTTACGCGCGTAGTACAACGCAGCCAGTTATCAGAAGGCATGGCACAGGCCATGATTGCCGCCCAAAGCAGCCGCGAGGCACGTTTAGCCATTGCGGACACTGTGATTGAAAATGACCAAACATTGGATAATTTGCAGGAAAAAGTGCTAGAGTTTCATAAAAATTTCTCTAAGACTTGCCAGTGAATGAAAAGGGTTTCATAATCAGGCTTTTATTGCATACTTTTCAAGTATCAGCTGACAGAAAAGGCTGCCGTGTCGAGCTACGAGTTTCCATTTAACGAGCGCATCAGAACTTATCTCCGCCTAGAGGATTTGTTCGTCAAGATGTTGCACCACATTGAGATTGGGCATGAAATCAGTCACCATGTGGCATTGATTTCCATGCTGCAAATCCTCGATTTAATTGATCGCGGCGACTTGAAAGTCGATTTGCTGCAAGAGCTGGACCGTCACAAAGTCCAGTTGTCTTTCCTGCAAACCAATCCTAATATTGACCAGCACGCGCTGGCGAGCACTTTGTCCAGCCTGGATCGTTGCGCCACGGCTTTGCGCGCAGATCATCAAAAACTGGGTCAGTCATTGCGTGAAAACGACTGGCTAATGAGCGTCAAGCAACGCACTGGCATTCCTGGCGGTGTCTGTGAGTTTGACTTGCCTTCTTATCGTCATTGGCTATACCTGGGCGTAGAGCGCCGTAAGAGCGATTTTAATAACTGGCTTGCCCGGTTGATGCCCATGTATGAATCCATCCGCCTGATTCTGCAGTTGTTGCGCGGTAGCGGCCAGGTACTGTCACTGGTAGCGCATCATGGGGCTTACCAGCAGCAATTGTCCGGCCACAAACCAGCGCAATTGTTGCGTATTGAAATCGACCACGATGAATGCTTCCCCGAAGTCAGCGCCAATAAATACGCCATCAACATCCGCTTTCAAAAGCTTGATTTTGTGCAACGGCCCAAAGGCTGTGAGCAAGATATTCCGTTTAAGATGATCGTCTGTAACTTTACCGGAACGGCACACAATTGACGCAGCCCGCCGTAAAAGCCCGCAAGGTCGCTTGCCCTGCCTGTGGCGAAACCTCAGAATACTCAACCGCCAACCCTTATAGGCCGTTTTGCAGCGAGCGCTGCAAACTGGTCGACTTAGGTGATTGGGCCACTGAGAAATTTCGCATTCCAGATAACACGCCCCCAGATATGTTTGAGCCGGAATAATCGGCGCCTAGGATATAAGATATGCACGCCCCTCATTTTTTATTACGCATGATTGTGAGCATTTGCCTGCTGGGGGTCGCTGTATTAGCACAAGCTGACGTGAAAATGACCGATGCCTGGGTGCGCGCCTCTAACCCAGGCCAATCTGTAGCTGCTGCATATATCACCCTCTCGAGCCCGCAAGACGTCACGCTGGTGTATGCTGAAACTGAGCGCGCTGGCACGGTAGAAATGCACAGTATGACCATGCAAAATGGCGTCATGAAAATGCGGAGTATGGAAGAACTACCCGTGCCTGCAGGCAAACCAGTCAAACTCGCCCCCGGTGGTTTACACCTGATGCTGTTTGAGTTCCCAACACCGTTTAAAGCAGGCGAACAAGTCAAATTCAGATTATGTTTTAAAGACAAACAGGGCAAAATTACGGATCAGTTTGTCACCATGCCAGTGAAAGCCGCACCCTAATCATCACTTTCCTGATATAAAACTAGGTTTGTAGTCGGTGTTATTTGTGGTCTTTGGCAAACGTCGCCATATACAAACCTTCAACCTCAGCTCTCGCCCACGGCGTCCTGCGTAAAAACTTCAGACTGGACTTCACTGAAGGGTCACTCTTAAAGCAGTTGATATTCACCCGTTGCGCAAGCTTATCCCAGCCGTAATGGTCGACCAGTCGTTCGATAACGTGCTCAAGCGTCAGGCCGTGTAAGGGGTTGTTTGGTTGTTGTGTGTTCATGTATTCAGTCAATAGAAGTTCAATCGGTCGCTTACTCGGTGCTCAAGCAAGCTTTCGCTTGCGCTGGAATGGTTAGGCGGCATAGTGGTTCTTTATGAGCGCCGACTGGAGAAAATACGGGTTTGGTTTCCATGGATGCTGTGAATTCAGGCGTAGAGTATATATATCGAAACTCGTCGCCCTGTTTTTGGAACAATAGTAGAGTTCCTTCAGTACTAGCAATCACGTTGGCGTTGCCAATGAACTCCTTTGTGATGATCATATGTGGTTCGTCATTCCGCAATAAACTTGCGCGCATACTACCCATGAAAAATGCCGTGACAATAAGAGCCGCTGTCGCTGTTACAAATGCGGCAGATGCAGCACGCCCCGACCGAGCTGAGCGTCTTTTAATTTTTTTGATGAAAATAATTGGACTTGGTTGAAGAAAAAATCCGGCTCTAACAAGTCCCGACAGGACAACAAATATAATGGATGTGAAGAGTCCAACGCCGGAAAGCCAGGTCATCGTGAATTTCACATATATGGCCAACATCACTAAAAGGAATAAAGATGCTTGAAGGATGATCCAAATATATCCTTCCCATTTGATAGTTGCGGTATGTGATTTGACGAAACGGCGCTGATGTGACCAGTTCATTTTTCTGAGGAGTCCGCATTCCAGTCTATCGGCAGCAGCTAAAAGTGGAAGCGCAAAAAGTTGGAATATAGATGCCAACACCCGCGCAAAAACTGCACAAAAAAACACATAAAACAGAAATGTAGCGGTCACGCCTGTAACTAGAGGCAATCCGGCAACGGCAACGATTTGTAATGGGACTTTCATCAAAAAGCCAGCATAGTGGGCTAGCGATAAAGATAGCATCGCTAGGATGCCTGAGAGCAGAGATGCTTTTCGATCCCACGCCTCATGAAGCCAGTCCTGTTTAATGGATAGCTTGGGCTTATGTGCCACGATTGATACGCCTTTCAGTGTGGGCTAAATCATGTAGTGAACAGCTTCTCATTGTTTGGCTATGGCGTTGAATAAATAAATCGTATTGTGCTTCAGGATCGTGATTTTCTTCGCCGCAATCAATGACTAAATCACATTTTATGTTTTTTATCTTTTACCTCTGACGTTTGCAATAAGGGACCACTCAACGGTCTATCACTGTTTCAACGTTAATTCGCAGTATTGATCTCTCGCGACATAAAGTCATACTGACGTCGATTCACGTCCCTGATTTTATAAATAATAGACTGAATTCTAATAACATCATCGCAACTCTCAGGCATATTTGATGTTCTGCCTTTGTTAAAAGTCTTCACGATGCTGATGATCTCAGCTAATAGAGGTTGTTTTTCAACCTCAAATGTTGAGAACTCTGGAGACGAGAGTATTTTTCTAAAAAAGCTGGACTGATCTTCTCTGGACCAGTGCAATCGTTGTGCAGTGGCTTGGACTTCCTTGTCAATTTCAATCTCGCGCGAATGCTGGTCTTCCTTGATTGATTTCAAAAATGACTCAACGTGTATGTGTGCATTTGCCAAGTCATCAGTGTTATTACAGATATCTGATTGAGCAAAAGCAGTGTTACCAATGATGAGAATAATTAACCAGAGAAATTTCTTCATGATGATATTTAAGCTTTAATGGTTACCATAG
Coding sequences within:
- a CDS encoding DNA gyrase inhibitor YacG — encoded protein: MTQPAVKARKVACPACGETSEYSTANPYRPFCSERCKLVDLGDWATEKFRIPDNTPPDMFEPE
- a CDS encoding VF530 family DNA-binding protein, coding for MNTQQPNNPLHGLTLEHVIERLVDHYGWDKLAQRVNINCFKSDPSVKSSLKFLRRTPWARAEVEGLYMATFAKDHK
- the zapD gene encoding cell division protein ZapD, with product MSSYEFPFNERIRTYLRLEDLFVKMLHHIEIGHEISHHVALISMLQILDLIDRGDLKVDLLQELDRHKVQLSFLQTNPNIDQHALASTLSSLDRCATALRADHQKLGQSLRENDWLMSVKQRTGIPGGVCEFDLPSYRHWLYLGVERRKSDFNNWLARLMPMYESIRLILQLLRGSGQVLSLVAHHGAYQQQLSGHKPAQLLRIEIDHDECFPEVSANKYAINIRFQKLDFVQRPKGCEQDIPFKMIVCNFTGTAHN
- a CDS encoding copper chaperone PCu(A)C, producing MHAPHFLLRMIVSICLLGVAVLAQADVKMTDAWVRASNPGQSVAAAYITLSSPQDVTLVYAETERAGTVEMHSMTMQNGVMKMRSMEELPVPAGKPVKLAPGGLHLMLFEFPTPFKAGEQVKFRLCFKDKQGKITDQFVTMPVKAAP